In the Sarcophilus harrisii chromosome 1, mSarHar1.11, whole genome shotgun sequence genome, one interval contains:
- the RMI2 gene encoding recQ-mediated genome instability protein 2 — MASDAVSADSGRGRGRGRGRGGPSVRLPTAPPLKLLAGQLRRCAMGGPGAWRLAREPAGRAPLELAAVWMQGRVLEAAEQGGWARLRDSSGSFTVRGLERVPQGKPCLAPGKYVMVMGVIQNCNPEPCLQAVKMTDLSENPIHESMWELEVEDLHRNIP; from the exons ATGGCGTCGGACGCTGTCTCCGCGGATtcgggccggggccggggccggggccggggccggggcggcCCCTCGGTGCGCCTCCCCACGGCGCCCCCGCTGAAGCTGCTGGCCGGCCAGCTGCGGCGCTGCGCCATGGGCGGGCCGGGGGCCTGGCGCTTGGCCCGGGAGCCGGCGGGCCGCGCTCCGCTGGAGCTGGCGGCCGTGTGGATGCAGGGCCGAGTGCTGGAGGCGGCGGAGCAGGGAGGTTGGGCCCGGCTCCGGGACTCGAGCGGCTCCTTCACGGTGCGGGGCCTAGAGCGCGTGCCCCAGGGCAAGCCCTGCCTGGCTCCAG GAAAATATGTTATGGTGATGGGAGTCATTCAGAACTGCAACCCTGAACCTTGTCTTCAAGCTGTGAAGATGACAGATCTTTCAGAAAACCCGATACATGAAAGCATGTGGGAACTGGAAGTAGAAGATTTGCACAGGAACATTCCCTAA